In Pseudomonas sp. PDNC002, the DNA window TCCTGGAACAGCGCGTGACCGGCCAGCGTCCGCCCGCCCTCCTGCAGCTCCACCCGCGCCACAGCGTGGTAGCCCGAGAAATCCGGCCGGCTGGCGTCGGGCAACACACGCAGCTGCATGCCGCCGATCACCGAATGCCATTGCTCGAACGAGGTGCCTGGCGGGATGGTGATCTGCTGGTAGCTATTGAGCGCCGTGGCGGCCAGCCCGCCCACCAGCGCGATCACCGCGCCGCCGTGCACCAGGGCCAGTCCACCGCTGTAGCGCAGGTTGCCCAGGCGCCGGCTGCGCCAGAGGCTCAGCGCGCCCCACAGCACACACGACGCCATGAGGAACAGGCCGCCCAGCAATGCCGCGTCCAGCCAGGGCAGTACCGTCACGATATTCTGCGAGAGCATGCCGTCGCCGTTGTAGCCCGCGCTCAGCCACCCTCCCTTGAAGGCAACGCCGAGCATGACCCCACCCATCGCCAGGGTGGCGAGCAGGCCCAGGCGCGGGCGGCCGCAACGGCGCAGGAAGCTGTAGCCGCCGATCAGCCCGAACAGCGCCAGCAGCGGCAGCATCCAGTGCGCCAGGCTGTAGCCGTTGACGTCCCACTGATCGAAGGCGCGGCGCAGGCTGTCCATTTCCGCCGTGGTGGCCCAGGCGGTCAGCGTCTCGAAGAAAGGCTTCAGTTCGGCGGGCCGCTCGATGCCCAGCCATTCGTAGAGGTGCGCCTGGAGCAGCGCGCCCAGCGCGAGCAGCCCGGTGCCGGCGAACAGGTAGATGGCGACGTCCAGCGTCCAGTCGCCACGGCGGCGTTCGACGCGACGCTTGAAGTGCCGCCCAGCCAGCAGGCAGCCCAGCGCGAGGATCAGCAGGATCGCCGCCAGCGTCAGGTGAGCGAGCCAGGACGTGGTGCCGATGTAACGGTGCGAACTGGCCAGTACCGTGCTGCGGGTAACCGCCATCGCCCCGCAGGCCATCGCCGCCGCCAGCAGGCTGAGCACCGGCAGCAGGCGCGCGTAGGCGCCATCCGCACGCCAACGTCGCGCGCCGTGCAGGACGCCGCCCAGCAGCGCCCAGATGATGAAGGCCGAGGTCTGCACCGGGTCCCAGTGCCAGAGCTGGCCGTAGGTGAAATCCTCCATCGCCCAGACCATGCCGACGCCGATGCCGGCGCTGAGGATCAGCCAGGCGCGCCGGCTGTAGCGCGGCATCACCCAGGCGTACTCGGCGCCACTGCGGCTCAACGCATCCAGCGCAGCACCGACCGGCGCCAGCACCCAGGCATAGGCGCAGAGGATCAGCGGCGCGTGCAGCGACATCCAGAAGGTCTGCAGGTGAGCGTTCATGCCCTGGCTGGGCTGCGCGGCGAGCCAGTCCGCTGGTGTCGCCGAGAAGGGCCCGAGCCAGGCGGCCGTGGCGACGTACCAGGCCGCGATCAGCGCCATGCCGCGTCCCGCCCAGCCGGACAGCGAGCGATTGGGCAGCGCGATGGCCAGGCAGAAGGTCGCCAGCAGCAGCACCGTGCCCTCGTCGCCGCCCCAGAGATTGGACATCTTCAGGTAGCCGGGCAGCGCCGCGCTGCTGTAGAGCCAGGCATAGCGCAATTGGAAGTGGTCGGCCAACAGGTGCAACGCCAGCGCCAGGCATGCGCCGCACAGGACGCCGAGCGCCGTCGGCCAGGCCAGGGCGCGCCATTCCGCCCGCAGCGCGGCAGCGGTGATCAGTATCGCCACCAGCCCGAGCAGCGCATTCCCCAGAAGCGGCATCAGCCATAGCAACGCCACGCTCGCCAGCGCAGCCGACAAGCCAGCCAACAACGGCAACGACAGGTGCATCCTTTTCAAGCCAGGTCTCCTTGTGCAACGCCGACGCGTTGGGCGGCGAAACCCAGCGTCCTTCACGATGCGTGCCAGCGGGAAAAATCCTTGCAAAACAGGAGGCTGCAGCCGGGTGACAGGCATCGACACGTGGCAGATCGCGACAGCTGTAGCAGTCTGAGACAGCCTCACCCCTTATAGACGATGGTCTAATTGCGCCGCGCCACCGTGAGGAAGCGAACCGGGAAAAGGCGCCAACCAGACACCTCGCTTCCTACCGCCTGTCCAGAACAGGCGCCAATCCGCGCCAGCCGGGGCTTTGACGGTCATGGCAAGTGGATATCCGCACGAGGCCGATTATGCTTTTTGATGACCTTGCGACGTGCCGCAGGGCTGCCTGTATTCAAGCTTCGCGCAATCCGTACGACCTGACATCAGCCCTGGGCTCGAGTGCGGTAACGGTATTGAGGGACTCCGGCCCATCACAAGAACAAGACGGAGACAAACATGGCACAGACATACAGCCCGTCCGCGGGCAACGCGCCTTCCACCGGAGTGACGAAGGAGGAGCGCAAGGTCATCTTTGCCTCCTCCCTGGGCACCGTTTTCGAGTGGTACGACTTCTACCTCTACGGCTCCCTGGCGGCGATCATCGCCAAGCACTTCTTCGCCGGGGTCAACGAAACCACCGCCTTCATCTTCGCCCTGCTCGCCTTCGCCGCCGGCTTCGCGGTGCGCCCCTTCGGCGCCATCGTGTTCGGCCGCCTGGGCGACATGATCGGGCGCAAGCACACCTTCCTCATCACCATCGTCATCATGGGCGTGTCCACCGCCGTGGTCGGCCTGCTACCGGCCTACTCCACCATCGGCGTCGCTGCGCCGATCATCCTCATCACCCTGCGCCTGCTGCAGGGCCTGGCGCTGGGCGGCGAGTACGGCGGCGCGGCGACCTACGTGGCGGAACACGCGCCCAAGGGCAAACGTGGCTTCTTCACTTCGTGGATCCAGACCACCGCGACGCTGGGCCTGTTCCTCTCGCTGCTGGTGATCATGGCCTGCCGCACCGTGCTCGGAACCGAGGCGTTCGAGGCCTGGGGCTGGCGGATTCCGTTCCTGCTGTCGATCCTGCTGCTGATCATCTCGGTGTACATCCGCCTGCAACTGGCCGAGTCGCCGGTGTTCCTGAAGATGAAGGAAGAAGGCAAGGCGTCGAAGGCGCCGCTGACCGAATCCTTCGGCCGCTGGGAAAACCTCAAGGTGGTGATCATGTCGCTGCTCGGCGGCACCGCCGGCCAGGCCGTGGTCTGGTACACCGGGCAGTTCTACGCGCTGTTCTTCCTGCTGCAGACGCTGAAGATCGACCCGCAGACCGCCAACCTGCTGATCGCCGGTTCCCTGCTACTGGGCACGCCGTTCTTCGTGTTCTTCGGCAGCCTGTCCGATCGCATCGGCCGCAAGAAGATCATCATGACCGGCTGCATCCTCGCGGCGCTGACCTACTTCCCGATCTTCCATGGGCTGACCCAGTTCGGTAACCCGGACGTGTTCGCCGCCCAGGAGAAGAACCCGGTGACGGTGGTCGCCGACCCGAATGCCTGCGCCTTCCAGTTCGACCCGGTGGGCAAGGCCAAATTCGTCAGCTCCTGCGACATGGCCAAGAGCCTGCTGGCGAAGCGGGCGATTCCCTACGAAAACATCAAGGCTGAGACCGGCGCCGTGGCCCAAGTGCACATCGGCGACAAGGTCATCGCCAGCTTCGAAGGCGCCGGCATGCCCGCGGCGGACTTCAAAGTGCAGTCCGAGGTCTTCACCGCGCAACTGGCCGCCTCGCTGAAGGAAGCCGGTTACCCCGAGAAGGCCGACCCTGCGAAGATCAACCACCTGATGATGCTGGTGCTGCTGACCATCCTGGTGATCTACGTGACCATGGTCTACGGCCCCATCGCCGCGTGGCTGGTGGAACTGTTCCCGACGCGCATCCGCTACACCTCCATGTCGCTGCCCTACCACATCGGCAACGGCTGGTTCGGCGGCTTCCTGCCCACCGTCGCCTTCGCCATGGTGGCGGCCACCGGGGACATCTACTACGGGCTCTGGTACCCCATCGTCATCGCGGTGATGACGGCGGTGCTGGGCATTCTGTTCCTGCCGGAGACCAAGGATCGGGATATCACCCACTGATGTGTCGTGCTACGCCGGAGAGCCCCTCTCCCCAGCCCTCTCCCTGAAGGGAGAGGGGGTTTTCCGTGCAATGCGAACCACTGGCGCTCTTCCATGATTCAGTCGCCGCCGAGAGGTGAACTTTCAGAGCCTGCGGAACAGTCCCCTCTCCCTTCGGAGCGGGGCGCGCAGCCAGGGTTAGGGAGAGGGACCTCCCAGTTCCGAAGCCCGTTCCGCAAACGCACATCCGCCGTCTCAGCCGCTGTCGCAATGTGCGACAGTGGCTTCTCTTTTGCGTCGCTCGTAAATCAATTAAATATTTATATTTCAATAAGTTAAAAACAAAACCCAGCCTTGGCACAGCCGTTGCGATGCTCCGCCTCAACGTTCCAAGAACAGACAACAAGAGGCCACCGCAATGCTCGCTTCCCTGCCCATCAAGCCCGAATCCCGCGCCTTCCTGCAGCGCGCCCCGAAGATGCTGATCGGCGCCGACTGGACCTCCGCCAGCGACGGCGCCCTGATGGACCTGCGCAACCCGGCCACCGGCGAAGTGCTCTGCCAGGTGCCAGCCGGCACTCCCGATGACGTGGACCGCGCCGTGCGCGCCGCGCGCCAGGCCTTCGACGATTCCGCCTGGACCCGCACCCGCCCGCGCGAGCGGCAGAACCTGCTGTGGAAGCTCGCCGACCTGATGGAGCGCGACGCCGACCTGCTGGCCGAACTCGAATGCCTGAACAACGGCAAGAGCGCCGCCGTCGCCCGCGTGATGGACGTGCAACTGGCCATCGACTTCCTGCGCTACATGGCCGGCTACGCCACCAAGATCGAAGGCACCACCGTCGACGTGTCGATGCCGCTGATGCCCGATGGCGACTTCCACGGCTACATCCGCCGCGAAGCCGTCGGTGTGGTCGGCGCCATCGTCGCCTGGAACTTCCCGCTGCTGCTGGCCTGCTGGAAGCTCGGCCCGGCGCTGGCCACCGGCTGTTCAGTGGTGCTCAAGCCCGCCGACGAGACACCGCTGTCCGCGCTGAAACTCGCCGAACTCGTCCTCGAAGCGGGCTATCCGGCCGGCGTGTTCAACGTCGTTACCGGCACCGGCATCACCGCGGGCGCCGCCCTCTCCCACCACCCGCTGGTGGACAAGCTGACCTTCACCGGCTCCACGCCGGTGGGCAAGCAGATCGGCAAGGCGGCCATGGACAACATGACCCGCGTGACCCTGGAACTGGGCGGCAAGTCGCCGACCATCGTCATGGCCGACGCCGACCTCGCCACTGCCGCCGCCGGTGCCGCCCAGGCGATCTTCTTCAACCAGGGTCAGGTCTGCTGCGCCGGTTCGCGCCTCTATGTGCAGCGCAAGCACTTCGACAACGTGGTCGCCGACATCGCCGGCATCGCCAATGGCATGAAGCTGGGCAACGGCCTCGACCCGAGCATCGACATGGGCCCGCTGATCTCCGCCAAGCAGCAGAAGCGCGTGTTCGACTACATCGAACTGGGCCGCGACGAAGGCGCCACCATCGCCTGCGGCGGCGAGCAATTCGGCCCCGGCTACTTCGTCAAGCCGACGGTGATCGTCGACGTCGACCAGAAGAACCCGCTGGTGCAGGAAGAGATCTTCGGCCCGGTGCTGGTCGCCATGCCCTTCGACGACATCGAGGACGCCCTGCGCCTGGCCAACGACAGCCCCTACGGCCTGGGCGCCAGCGTCTGGTCCAACGACCTGGCGGCAGTGCACCGCATGGTGCCGCGCATCAAATCCGGCTCGGTGTGGGTCAACTGCCACAGCGCGCTGGACCCGGCGCTGCCCTTCGGCGGCTACAAGATGTCCGGCCTTGGCCGTGAGATGGGCGCCGCTGCCATCGAGCACTACACCGAACTGAAATCGGTGCTGATTCGCCTGTAAGCAACACACGGCTCAGCAGGCTGGGTAGGAGCGGACCTTGTCCGCGATGGTTTCGCTGTGATGCGAACCTATCGCGGACAAGGTCCGCTCCTACGAGATGCTTCTGCGCTTGGGCCGGCCCTCTCCCACTGGGAGAGGGGACCGTTTGGTGCAGGATGAAACCAGTCGGCTCGGATTGCCCCTCTCCCCGAGGGAGAGGGCTGGGGTGAGAGGGATGAACTGGTATGGATTTCCCAGAAGAAGACAGTTGCTTCTACCGGGAGCCCATTCGACTACCTCGCCCGCGCATCCCCTGCGTGGGTCTTGCATCCCTCGGTCACGGCAGTGACCGGGGGATTTTTTTCGCTCAATCCCGATCCGGCGCCCCCAGCGGGAACAATGGCCGGTGCGGCCGCGCCTCCTCCACCGCGCGGGCGAAGGATGGGCGCGCGAGCAGGCGTGAACGAAAGGCGCGCAGGGTCGGGTACTGGTCGCCGATGGGATGGGTCCAGTCGGCGTAGAACAGTGAAGGCGCGGCGGCACAGTCGGCGAGACTGAAGCTGTTCCCAGCCGCCCAGGTACGCCCGGCGAGTTCTTCTTCCAGCCAGGCGTAGGCCAGTTCGAGTTTGCTCACGGCGTGAGCCAGGCCCTCCGCGCGCTTGGTCGCATCGCCACTCATGGCGCCAAGCACGGCATGTTGCACCGGGGTCATCACGTGCCAGTCGAAGAAACGGTCAAGGAAGCGCACGTCCAGTGCGGCCAGCGGATCGTCCGGCAGCAGGCGCACCGGGCCGGGATGTTTCAGGTGCAGGTACTCGATGACGATGCTGGTCTCGGCGACGCTGTGCTCACCGTCGAGCAGCACCGGGAACTTCGCCAGCGGCCACAGGCGCAGCCAGTGCGCGCCGTTGTCCGGCTCATCCGGGCCAAGGCCGCGGAACTCGAAGGGCGTGGCGTTCTCGTAGAGGGCAATCAGCACCTTCTGCGTGTAGGAGGAAAACGGATGACCGAAGAGCACGAGGGACATGGCGGGAACACCTGAGGCAAGTCAAAGCCTTCAGCCTAGACGCGAATGCCCGACCATGGTTTTCAGCAGGCCTGCACCCACGTCGACAACCAACGCCAGGTGCACTCCGCGCTGAGCCTTGAGCGACCGCCCTCCAGCCCGGCGGAGCGTGCTCATTCGCCCCGTAACCCCGTGGCAAGTCCGCATCGCACGGTACCAGGATGTCGCTTTTGGCCATGCCAGGGGCGATCTCAAGCAACCGGCCACGTCCCTTCTGCCTTAGCGTGAGCCACGCGTGATACGCGATGCAGCCGACGCGCCCTCAGCGGCTGAGTCGGCCCGCCACGACTCGAAGACGAGGTGCCGATTGGTCGAACGCCGCCAGTTCAGTGGTGCCATGCAGGGACGCAACCTGCGTTACCTTGCCGATCCGCCCAAGGAGCCCGCGCGCCTGGCGCGCGTGGGCTTTCTGCTGCTCGAACACTTTTCCCTGCCGGCCTTCACCCAGGCGCTGGACACACTGGTCACCGCCAACCTGATCCGCGCGCAGACCTACGCCACCCAGACCTTCAGCCTCGATGGCACATCGATCACCAGTGACCTGGGACTGGTGATCTGCCCCGACGCGGCGCTCGGCTCGGCATCGCTCGCCGAACTCGACCTGCTGGTCGTCTGTGGCGGCCTGCGTACGCCGCTGCGCGCCACCCCGGATATGACCCGTCTCCTGCAGAACGCCGCCGACAGGGGCATCGCCCTCGCCGGGCTATGGAATGGCGCCTGGTTCCTCGGCCAGGCCGGGCTGCTGGACGGCTACCGCTGCGCCATCCATCCCGAGAACCGCGCGGCGCTGGCGGAGATCGCCCGCCATAGCGACGTGACCAGCGAGAGCTACCAGGCCGACCGCGACCGGCTCACCGCCGCCAGCCCCACCGGTGCCTTCAACCTGGTGCTGGAGTGGATCAACGCGCGCCATGGCCGCGAACTGGTGGACGCCATCGTCGACATCCTCGCCTTCGAGGAGTCGCGCTTCCGCCGCACTCGCCCGGCGCTGCACGAAAAGCTCAGCGAACCGCTGCGCGAAACGATCAACCTGATGAGCGCGAACATCGAGGAACCGCTGAGCCAGGACCAGCTATCGCGCTACGTGGGGCGCTCGAAGCGGCAGATCGAGC includes these proteins:
- the ccsA gene encoding cytochrome c biogenesis protein CcsA — encoded protein: MHLSLPLLAGLSAALASVALLWLMPLLGNALLGLVAILITAAALRAEWRALAWPTALGVLCGACLALALHLLADHFQLRYAWLYSSAALPGYLKMSNLWGGDEGTVLLLATFCLAIALPNRSLSGWAGRGMALIAAWYVATAAWLGPFSATPADWLAAQPSQGMNAHLQTFWMSLHAPLILCAYAWVLAPVGAALDALSRSGAEYAWVMPRYSRRAWLILSAGIGVGMVWAMEDFTYGQLWHWDPVQTSAFIIWALLGGVLHGARRWRADGAYARLLPVLSLLAAAMACGAMAVTRSTVLASSHRYIGTTSWLAHLTLAAILLILALGCLLAGRHFKRRVERRRGDWTLDVAIYLFAGTGLLALGALLQAHLYEWLGIERPAELKPFFETLTAWATTAEMDSLRRAFDQWDVNGYSLAHWMLPLLALFGLIGGYSFLRRCGRPRLGLLATLAMGGVMLGVAFKGGWLSAGYNGDGMLSQNIVTVLPWLDAALLGGLFLMASCVLWGALSLWRSRRLGNLRYSGGLALVHGGAVIALVGGLAATALNSYQQITIPPGTSFEQWHSVIGGMQLRVLPDASRPDFSGYHAVARVELQEGGRTLAGHALFQDSRGNPPAYQGPVRQLCEILDYHYARFASDRGYVLHPFIIRGWGSDLQVWVPASPRLLKQSGDEIESVVVVRRFPFLSLVWVGLLAMLFGALLLPAGGALRRRDHTAPEAVSPALSQS
- a CDS encoding MFS transporter, whose amino-acid sequence is MAQTYSPSAGNAPSTGVTKEERKVIFASSLGTVFEWYDFYLYGSLAAIIAKHFFAGVNETTAFIFALLAFAAGFAVRPFGAIVFGRLGDMIGRKHTFLITIVIMGVSTAVVGLLPAYSTIGVAAPIILITLRLLQGLALGGEYGGAATYVAEHAPKGKRGFFTSWIQTTATLGLFLSLLVIMACRTVLGTEAFEAWGWRIPFLLSILLLIISVYIRLQLAESPVFLKMKEEGKASKAPLTESFGRWENLKVVIMSLLGGTAGQAVVWYTGQFYALFFLLQTLKIDPQTANLLIAGSLLLGTPFFVFFGSLSDRIGRKKIIMTGCILAALTYFPIFHGLTQFGNPDVFAAQEKNPVTVVADPNACAFQFDPVGKAKFVSSCDMAKSLLAKRAIPYENIKAETGAVAQVHIGDKVIASFEGAGMPAADFKVQSEVFTAQLAASLKEAGYPEKADPAKINHLMMLVLLTILVIYVTMVYGPIAAWLVELFPTRIRYTSMSLPYHIGNGWFGGFLPTVAFAMVAATGDIYYGLWYPIVIAVMTAVLGILFLPETKDRDITH
- a CDS encoding aldehyde dehydrogenase family protein, with amino-acid sequence MLASLPIKPESRAFLQRAPKMLIGADWTSASDGALMDLRNPATGEVLCQVPAGTPDDVDRAVRAARQAFDDSAWTRTRPRERQNLLWKLADLMERDADLLAELECLNNGKSAAVARVMDVQLAIDFLRYMAGYATKIEGTTVDVSMPLMPDGDFHGYIRREAVGVVGAIVAWNFPLLLACWKLGPALATGCSVVLKPADETPLSALKLAELVLEAGYPAGVFNVVTGTGITAGAALSHHPLVDKLTFTGSTPVGKQIGKAAMDNMTRVTLELGGKSPTIVMADADLATAAAGAAQAIFFNQGQVCCAGSRLYVQRKHFDNVVADIAGIANGMKLGNGLDPSIDMGPLISAKQQKRVFDYIELGRDEGATIACGGEQFGPGYFVKPTVIVDVDQKNPLVQEEIFGPVLVAMPFDDIEDALRLANDSPYGLGASVWSNDLAAVHRMVPRIKSGSVWVNCHSALDPALPFGGYKMSGLGREMGAAAIEHYTELKSVLIRL
- a CDS encoding glutathione S-transferase family protein, which codes for MSLVLFGHPFSSYTQKVLIALYENATPFEFRGLGPDEPDNGAHWLRLWPLAKFPVLLDGEHSVAETSIVIEYLHLKHPGPVRLLPDDPLAALDVRFLDRFFDWHVMTPVQHAVLGAMSGDATKRAEGLAHAVSKLELAYAWLEEELAGRTWAAGNSFSLADCAAAPSLFYADWTHPIGDQYPTLRAFRSRLLARPSFARAVEEARPHRPLFPLGAPDRD
- a CDS encoding GlxA family transcriptional regulator, with translation MQGRNLRYLADPPKEPARLARVGFLLLEHFSLPAFTQALDTLVTANLIRAQTYATQTFSLDGTSITSDLGLVICPDAALGSASLAELDLLVVCGGLRTPLRATPDMTRLLQNAADRGIALAGLWNGAWFLGQAGLLDGYRCAIHPENRAALAEIARHSDVTSESYQADRDRLTAASPTGAFNLVLEWINARHGRELVDAIVDILAFEESRFRRTRPALHEKLSEPLRETINLMSANIEEPLSQDQLSRYVGRSKRQIERLFQEQLGTTPVRYYLELRITESRRLLQHSNLPMYEVALACGFVSPSHFSKCYTSFYGYSPSKEARHGCVKAVR